A DNA window from Fodinibius sp. Rm-B-1B1-1 contains the following coding sequences:
- a CDS encoding bifunctional 3,4-dihydroxy-2-butanone-4-phosphate synthase/GTP cyclohydrolase II, which yields MGADITFDSIEDAIEDIKEGRMVIVADDEDRENEGDFVMAAEKVTPEAVNLMAKYGRGLICVPITREKAYSLNLDYMVTEGADPDEAAFTVSVDHKELTTTGISAADRANTIKEMIKRDAKPGDFRRPGHIFPLIGVEGGVLRRAGHTEAAIDLARLADLQPAGIICEIMKDNGAMARLPDLVDIAEEFDMKLISIKDLISYRMKNETLVRKIVDVNLPTIYGDFQLHAFEERLTGDHHLALVKGEWQENEPVLVRVHSSCMTGDIFGSKRCDCGEQLHQALLQVEEEGRGVVLYMNQEGRGIGLLNKLKAYKLQEKGLDTVEANEALGFEPDARDYGVGAQILRQLDICKMRLMTNNPVKRVGLKSFGLEMVERVPLEVGAYPENAKYLKTKRDKMGHDLKLDELDPHSPDFIDSIVTDE from the coding sequence ATGGGCGCAGATATTACGTTCGATAGTATCGAAGACGCTATCGAAGACATTAAAGAAGGGCGTATGGTTATTGTTGCTGACGACGAAGATCGCGAAAATGAAGGCGACTTTGTTATGGCAGCTGAAAAAGTTACGCCTGAAGCAGTAAACCTAATGGCTAAATACGGCCGCGGGCTTATCTGCGTTCCTATTACCCGCGAAAAAGCCTACTCTCTTAATCTCGATTATATGGTCACCGAAGGTGCAGACCCCGACGAGGCCGCTTTTACAGTATCGGTAGACCATAAAGAGCTTACGACAACCGGCATTTCTGCCGCCGATCGTGCAAATACTATAAAAGAGATGATTAAACGAGATGCCAAACCGGGAGACTTTCGGCGTCCGGGGCATATCTTTCCGCTTATTGGTGTGGAAGGGGGCGTGTTACGCCGTGCCGGTCATACCGAGGCAGCCATAGATTTAGCACGCCTTGCCGACCTGCAACCTGCAGGCATCATCTGTGAAATCATGAAAGACAACGGTGCCATGGCGCGCCTACCCGACCTCGTTGATATCGCTGAAGAATTTGATATGAAGCTGATCAGCATTAAAGATCTGATCTCATATCGTATGAAGAATGAGACGTTGGTTCGAAAGATTGTGGATGTAAATCTGCCCACTATTTATGGAGATTTTCAGCTTCATGCTTTTGAAGAACGACTTACCGGCGACCATCATCTTGCGTTGGTAAAAGGCGAATGGCAAGAAAATGAACCTGTACTCGTTCGAGTGCATTCATCATGTATGACTGGTGATATTTTTGGATCCAAACGCTGCGATTGTGGTGAACAACTGCATCAAGCCCTATTGCAGGTCGAGGAAGAAGGTCGCGGTGTGGTACTTTATATGAACCAGGAAGGCCGGGGTATTGGTCTTCTAAATAAACTCAAAGCATATAAACTACAGGAGAAAGGTCTGGATACTGTTGAAGCCAACGAAGCCCTTGGCTTTGAACCTGATGCACGTGACTATGGTGTTGGTGCACAAATTCTACGGCAACTGGATATCTGCAAAATGCGTCTTATGACGAATAATCCGGTAAAACGGGTGGGACTCAAGAGTTTTGGCCTTGAAATGGTAGAACGCGTTCCGCTTGAGGTCGGTGCCTATCCCGAAAATGCCAAATATTTAAAGACCAAGCGCGATAAGATGGGGCATGATCTAAAATTAGATGAACTTGATCCCCACAGCCCCGATTTTATTGATAGTATTGTTACTGATGAATAA
- the yajC gene encoding preprotein translocase subunit YajC: MLNLALFLMGSPDGGGGWSSLIFLGAIFAIFYFFIIRPQTKRQKELQEMVDNIEKGDKIVTSGGMIAKVTTVDEDTVLAEIDKGVKARFKKSSISDVNPDQD, from the coding sequence ATGTTAAATCTTGCACTATTTTTGATGGGTTCTCCCGATGGCGGGGGAGGCTGGTCCAGTCTTATCTTTTTAGGAGCTATTTTTGCCATTTTCTATTTCTTTATCATCCGTCCACAGACGAAGCGACAAAAAGAGCTTCAGGAAATGGTTGATAACATCGAAAAAGGAGATAAAATCGTCACCTCCGGTGGAATGATAGCCAAGGTAACTACTGTTGATGAGGATACTGTACTGGCTGAAATCGACAAAGGGGTTAAAGCTCGTTTTAAAAAGAGCTCTATCTCAGATGTTAACCCAGATCAAGATTAA
- the fadJ gene encoding fatty acid oxidation complex subunit alpha FadJ, which yields MSYLSIEEQENILVVTLDQSDEKVNKLTEELITEFQQLLDQTDPDEIDGIVLISGKENNFIAGADVEMLKNKEAPDEIEDLSQRGNTLLLKLENFPKPVVAAIHGSCMGGGLEVAMACHYRVASEHSKTVLGQPEVKLGLLPGGGGTQRLPRLIGVQNALTYMLTGKNIYPRKAYKLGLVDELTHRDAILTAAKKAVQKINSGNFEREDKRSLAHQLMEGMSPLRKIIYSQARKRAQSNTKGNYPAPDKIIDCVQEGYENGYQAGLRLESKSFGELAATPESNALVNLFFAMQGAKKNPDEEKAKDITKIGVLGAGLMGSGIADVSANNDYRVLLKDQEIEPAAKGKKSIWESLDKKRKKRIISEFERDRIASHVTPTATYDGFENVGLVIEAVFEDLDLKRSIIQEVEQTTPDDYIFASNTSSLPITKIAEAANKPEQVVGMHYFSPVPKMPLLEIITTDQTADWVTATAREVGIQQGKHVIVVNDGPGFYTTRILAPFMNEALMLLEEGISIKELDKHMKQFGFPVGPAALFDEVGIDVAAHITEVLSDLFGERGVNPSRKPTELFEEGYKGRKNKKGFYRYEKKKGKLKKTKPNKEIYQFFGGSGRKSMDAETVQQRMTLAMVNEAAWCLQEDILRNPTDGDLGAVLGLGFPPFLGGPFRYIDREGADTIVQRLEEFEEKHGPRFTPAEILKNYAKAGKKFHSE from the coding sequence TGCTGGACCAAACCGATCCCGATGAGATCGATGGCATAGTTTTAATCAGTGGAAAGGAAAATAATTTTATTGCCGGTGCTGATGTAGAGATGCTCAAGAACAAAGAAGCTCCGGATGAAATTGAGGATTTGAGTCAGCGCGGTAACACCTTATTACTTAAACTGGAGAACTTTCCCAAGCCGGTGGTAGCTGCTATTCATGGATCATGCATGGGCGGGGGATTGGAGGTAGCAATGGCCTGCCATTATCGGGTAGCTTCTGAACATTCAAAAACAGTTTTGGGACAGCCTGAAGTAAAGCTTGGCCTACTGCCCGGAGGAGGAGGCACTCAACGCTTGCCGCGGCTTATTGGTGTACAAAATGCTCTCACCTACATGCTAACTGGCAAAAATATATATCCCCGAAAGGCCTATAAACTGGGATTGGTGGATGAGCTTACCCATCGTGATGCAATTCTTACAGCTGCAAAGAAAGCAGTCCAAAAAATAAATAGCGGCAATTTTGAGCGTGAAGATAAACGCAGCCTTGCCCATCAGCTTATGGAGGGAATGAGTCCGTTGCGAAAAATCATTTATTCGCAAGCTCGTAAGCGCGCGCAATCCAATACTAAAGGTAACTACCCTGCTCCTGATAAAATTATTGACTGCGTGCAGGAGGGATATGAAAACGGATATCAGGCGGGCTTGCGACTGGAATCCAAAAGCTTTGGTGAGCTGGCCGCGACCCCAGAGTCTAATGCGTTGGTAAACCTCTTTTTTGCCATGCAGGGTGCCAAGAAAAATCCTGATGAAGAAAAAGCGAAAGACATAACTAAAATCGGTGTGCTTGGGGCGGGGCTCATGGGCTCAGGCATTGCGGATGTGAGTGCCAATAATGATTATCGGGTATTGCTCAAAGATCAGGAAATTGAACCGGCGGCAAAGGGTAAGAAATCAATTTGGGAGAGTCTCGACAAAAAACGGAAGAAGCGAATTATATCAGAATTTGAACGCGATCGTATTGCCAGCCATGTTACTCCCACGGCTACTTACGACGGTTTTGAAAACGTTGGACTGGTAATTGAAGCTGTGTTTGAGGACTTAGATCTCAAAAGGTCTATCATACAAGAAGTAGAACAAACTACCCCCGATGATTATATCTTTGCCTCCAACACCTCATCGCTACCTATCACCAAGATCGCGGAAGCAGCAAACAAACCGGAACAAGTGGTGGGCATGCACTACTTTTCGCCGGTACCTAAAATGCCACTGCTGGAAATTATTACTACCGATCAAACCGCTGACTGGGTTACAGCCACGGCTCGAGAAGTGGGTATTCAACAAGGAAAACATGTCATCGTAGTTAATGATGGACCCGGATTTTACACTACGCGCATTCTTGCTCCTTTTATGAATGAAGCCCTGATGCTTTTAGAGGAAGGAATATCTATTAAAGAACTGGACAAACACATGAAACAGTTTGGTTTTCCGGTGGGACCCGCTGCTCTTTTCGACGAAGTGGGCATTGATGTTGCGGCCCATATTACCGAAGTGCTAAGCGATCTGTTTGGCGAACGCGGTGTAAATCCCAGTAGAAAACCGACGGAACTCTTTGAAGAAGGCTATAAGGGACGAAAAAATAAGAAGGGATTTTACCGCTACGAGAAGAAAAAGGGCAAGCTCAAAAAGACCAAACCTAACAAAGAAATATATCAATTCTTCGGCGGCTCTGGCCGTAAATCTATGGATGCCGAAACAGTACAGCAACGCATGACGCTGGCCATGGTAAATGAGGCGGCGTGGTGCCTGCAAGAGGATATTTTGCGAAATCCAACGGATGGGGATCTGGGAGCTGTCTTAGGGCTCGGGTTTCCTCCTTTCCTGGGCGGGCCGTTTCGTTATATAGATCGCGAAGGTGCCGATACTATTGTACAACGACTCGAGGAGTTTGAAGAAAAGCATGGACCGCGATTTACTCCTGCTGAAATCCTAAAAAACTATGCAAAAGCCGGCAAGAAATTTCATTCGGAATAA